The Malus sylvestris chromosome 12, drMalSylv7.2, whole genome shotgun sequence genome contains a region encoding:
- the LOC126593676 gene encoding thioredoxin-like protein AAED1, chloroplastic encodes MAVTLSATLFSSTLQLNRTPNRSTPRVFPAQSSNLKSSFVLNLNSCNGLVKFSPRQSAVVASAVSGSPGIDSSLSGEDAASLLETVKVFDLNGNGIPISDLWKDRTAVVAFARHFGCVFCRKRADYLASKKDIMDASGVALVLIGPGSTDQAKAFSEQTKFKGEVYADPTHSSYEALRFVSGVTTTFTPKAGLKIIELYMEGYRQDWKLSFEQDTVARGGWQQGGIIVAGPGKSNILYIHKDKEAGDDPDIKDILKACCGS; translated from the exons TGGCGGTTACTCTCTCTGCAACGCTCTTCTCCAGCACCCTCCAGCTTAATCGGACCCCCAATCGCAGTACTCCACGTGTATTCCCCGCGCAATCATCGAATTTGAAGTCCAGCTTCGTCCTCAATCTCAACAGCTGCAACGGACTTGTCAAGTTCTCACCGCGCCAATCCGCGGTCGTAGCATCCGCCGTCTCTGGCTCCCCCG GGATCGACTCTTCTTTGAGCGGTGAAGATGCGGCGAGTTTATTGGAAACGGTGAAAGTGTTTGATTTGAACGGGAACGGGATTCCGATATCGGATTTGTGGAAGGACAGGACAGCTGTCGTCGCGTTTGCGCGCCATTTCGG ATGTGTCTTTTGCCGAAAGCGGGCTGACTATCTTGCATCAAAGAAG GATATAATGGATGCATCTGGTGTGGCGCTTGTTTTAATCGGACCTGGTAGTACTGATCAG GCAAAAGCATTTTCTGAGCAAACAAAATTCAAGGGAG AAGTTTACGCTGATCCTACTCACTCATCGTATGAAGCGTTAAGATTTGTTTCTGGGGTCACAACTACATTCACTCCCAAA GCAGGTCTTAAGATAATAGAGTTGTACATGGAAGGTTATCGACAAGACTGGAAGCTTTCATTTGAACAGGACACTGTGGCCAGAGGCGGCTG GCAGCAAGGTGGAATAATAGTTGCAGGCCCTGGTAAAAGTAACATTTTGTACATTCACAAG